One segment of Desulfovermiculus halophilus DSM 18834 DNA contains the following:
- a CDS encoding GspE/PulE family protein gives MRQAPRLGELLVQKGLLTTNQLQDALTEKKKYGLKLGEYLIRENIVREQDVIEVISKQLDIRRFRFDQYQLDQNLTSLIPYTEAKEHSMVPVQKKGNVLYLAMTDPLDINAFDQAEILTNLDVEPLICSESEMQSLLSAVYGEGSDSLRVMEEFEGLEADEDSQEQDSGLFTPGEIEVSALRDMAQEAPVIRLVNSLLAQAIREKASDVHLSPEKKQVQLRFRIDGVLQDKPAPPKSMFLPVVSRLKILANMDIASSLVPQDGRFTVTMQGKEINVRASSLPTIHGENLVLRLLDMSAGVMNLEDLGMDQALQDMLNGSITKPYGMILSTGPTGSGKSTSLYSIIKSVNTPDVNIITLEDPVEYRVSRVRQVQLNRRAGMTFASGLRSIMRQDPDVIMVGEIRDLETATIAVQSALTGHRLLSTVHTNDAAGAITRLIDMGIEPFLVASSLLVSFAQRLVRRVCPACAEPYTPDRHLLKYWGLDERNDVTFMRGRGCFQCNQTGFKGRTGVFEILVNDEQVQDMILERKSGQRIARVLHQEGKLRTLKEDALDKVLRGLTTLEEATSKVMV, from the coding sequence GTGCGCCAAGCTCCCCGTCTGGGCGAACTTCTGGTCCAAAAGGGCCTGTTGACCACTAATCAGCTGCAGGACGCCCTGACTGAAAAGAAGAAATACGGCCTGAAGCTGGGCGAATACTTAATCCGGGAGAATATCGTCCGCGAGCAGGATGTGATCGAGGTCATCAGCAAGCAGCTGGACATCCGGCGGTTTCGGTTTGACCAGTACCAGCTGGATCAGAACCTGACCTCCCTCATCCCCTACACCGAGGCCAAAGAGCACTCCATGGTCCCGGTACAGAAGAAAGGGAACGTCCTGTACCTGGCCATGACCGATCCTCTGGACATCAACGCCTTCGACCAGGCCGAGATCCTGACCAACCTGGATGTGGAACCCCTGATCTGCTCTGAGTCCGAGATGCAGAGCCTTTTATCCGCAGTCTACGGGGAGGGCAGCGACAGCCTGCGGGTCATGGAGGAGTTCGAGGGTCTGGAGGCGGACGAGGACAGCCAAGAGCAGGACAGCGGGCTGTTCACCCCTGGAGAGATCGAGGTCAGCGCCCTGCGGGACATGGCCCAGGAAGCCCCGGTCATCCGGCTGGTCAACTCCCTGCTGGCCCAGGCCATCCGGGAGAAGGCCAGCGATGTGCACTTAAGCCCGGAAAAGAAGCAGGTCCAGCTCCGTTTCCGCATCGACGGCGTTTTGCAGGACAAGCCGGCTCCGCCCAAGTCCATGTTCCTGCCCGTGGTCTCCAGGCTGAAGATCCTGGCCAATATGGATATCGCCTCCTCCCTGGTCCCTCAGGACGGGCGGTTCACCGTGACCATGCAGGGCAAGGAGATCAACGTCCGGGCCTCCAGCCTGCCCACTATCCACGGCGAGAACCTGGTCCTGCGCCTGCTGGACATGAGCGCCGGGGTCATGAACCTGGAGGACCTGGGCATGGATCAGGCCCTGCAGGACATGCTGAACGGATCAATCACCAAGCCATACGGCATGATCCTGTCCACCGGCCCCACCGGCAGCGGGAAAAGCACCAGCCTGTACTCCATCATCAAGTCCGTGAACACTCCGGACGTGAACATCATCACCCTGGAGGACCCGGTGGAGTACCGGGTGAGCAGGGTCCGCCAGGTCCAGCTCAACCGCAGGGCCGGGATGACCTTTGCCTCCGGACTGCGCTCCATCATGCGCCAGGACCCGGATGTGATCATGGTCGGAGAGATCCGGGACCTGGAGACTGCGACCATTGCCGTCCAATCCGCATTGACCGGGCATCGCCTGCTGAGTACCGTGCACACAAACGATGCGGCCGGGGCCATTACCCGGCTCATCGACATGGGCATCGAACCTTTTCTGGTCGCGTCCTCTCTGCTGGTTTCCTTTGCCCAGCGCCTGGTGCGCAGGGTGTGCCCGGCCTGCGCCGAGCCCTACACCCCGGACCGGCACCTGCTCAAGTACTGGGGCCTGGACGAACGGAACGATGTGACCTTTATGCGCGGCCGGGGCTGCTTTCAGTGCAATCAGACCGGATTCAAGGGCCGAACCGGGGTCTTCGAGATCCTGGTCAACGACGAGCAGGTCCAGGACATGATCCTGGAGCGCAAGTCCGGACAGCGAATCGCCCGGGTCCTGCATCAGGAAGGCAAGCTCCGGACCCTGAAGGAGGACGCCCTGGACAAGGTCCTGCGCGGGCTGACCACTCTGGAGGAAGCCACATCCAAGGTCATGGTCTAG
- a CDS encoding nucleotidyltransferase domain-containing protein: protein METSVSSQIGIDVDLVIFHQAPPLLQHQVLKYGRLIFEKNRSERIRQETWARYEYLDTRYLYKELGDLMHE, encoded by the coding sequence ATGGAGACTTCAGTGTCCAGCCAGATCGGAATCGATGTGGATCTGGTCATTTTCCATCAGGCCCCCCCGCTTTTGCAGCACCAAGTCCTCAAGTATGGCCGCCTGATCTTTGAAAAGAACCGGTCCGAGCGGATCAGGCAAGAAACATGGGCCAGATACGAGTATTTGGATACCAGGTATCTGTACAAAGAGCTCGGAGACCTGATGCATGAATGA
- a CDS encoding type II secretion system F family protein, which produces MLYSYTAINPRGQTVRGTLQARSVEEVEEHLASRDLIPQEIKQRSRLSAAFSREGLAVRFSRVKAQELILFSKQFRTMFKAGISIMEIFRTLNSQSENKKLQAIAAQMQEDIQEGSSLHACFAKHPNVFSNLYSSMIQAGEISGSLPDVMDRLIYLLDHEHKVKSDIKSALQYPIIVLIALGVAFFILLTFVIPKFASIFKSAGLDLPLPTVLAIGLYNFLADFWFLLLPGLIGLVLGLVWYTRTDQGRYYLHTLLLRLPVIGDVMQKAAMSRFASIFAILQTSGITALNSLAILSSTIGNAAISREFDTIQELLIEGRGISEPLRSSRYFPPMVVNMVAVGEQAGNLDEMLREISSHYDDEVEYAVSQMSGNLGPVLIVGLAAVVGFFALAIFLPMWDLTQMVR; this is translated from the coding sequence ATGCTCTACTCCTACACCGCCATTAACCCCAGGGGGCAAACCGTTCGGGGGACCCTTCAGGCCCGCTCCGTGGAGGAAGTGGAGGAGCATTTGGCCTCCAGGGATCTGATTCCCCAGGAAATCAAGCAGCGCAGCCGCCTGAGCGCCGCCTTTTCCCGCGAGGGACTGGCCGTCCGCTTTTCCCGGGTCAAGGCCCAGGAGCTCATCCTGTTCAGCAAGCAGTTTCGGACCATGTTCAAGGCCGGAATCTCCATCATGGAGATCTTCCGCACCTTGAACTCCCAGAGCGAAAACAAGAAGCTGCAGGCCATCGCCGCGCAGATGCAGGAGGACATCCAGGAAGGCTCCTCCCTGCACGCCTGCTTCGCCAAGCACCCGAACGTCTTTTCCAATCTGTACTCCAGCATGATCCAGGCCGGGGAGATCAGCGGATCCCTGCCCGACGTCATGGACCGGCTGATCTATCTTCTGGATCACGAGCACAAGGTCAAGTCGGACATCAAATCCGCACTCCAGTATCCGATCATTGTCCTCATCGCCCTGGGGGTGGCCTTTTTCATCCTTTTGACCTTTGTCATCCCCAAGTTCGCCTCCATCTTCAAGAGCGCCGGCCTGGACCTGCCCCTGCCCACGGTCCTGGCCATCGGCCTGTACAACTTCCTGGCCGACTTCTGGTTTCTCCTCCTTCCAGGACTGATCGGCCTTGTCCTGGGTCTTGTCTGGTACACCAGGACAGATCAGGGCCGCTATTACCTGCACACCCTGCTTTTGCGCCTGCCCGTGATTGGAGATGTGATGCAGAAGGCGGCCATGTCCCGTTTCGCCAGCATCTTCGCCATCCTGCAGACCAGCGGGATCACGGCCCTCAATTCCCTGGCCATCTTGTCCTCCACCATCGGCAACGCGGCCATCTCCCGGGAGTTCGATACCATTCAAGAGCTGCTCATCGAGGGCCGGGGCATCTCCGAGCCCTTGCGCAGCTCAAGGTACTTTCCCCCCATGGTGGTCAACATGGTGGCTGTGGGCGAACAGGCCGGGAACCTGGATGAAATGCTCAGGGAGATCTCCAGCCACTACGACGACGAGGTGGAGTACGCTGTATCCCAGATGTCGGGAAATCTGGGACCTGTGCTCATCGTTGGCTTGGCCGCGGTGGTCGGCTTCTTCGCCCTGGCCATCTTCTTGCCCATGTGGGACCTGACCCAGATGGTCCGATAA
- the pilQ gene encoding type IV pilus secretin PilQ, producing MRTSLFVLCSLGAALILAGCSQSPKQPDQAFFEKWQKVAEESQGYSPEQDVQVQDLDQEVFESMTVQGDPEAEGSSRSLPTQPVTLKLQNPTPIRAVLRLLSKGVDQNLVVSPQVQGKVQIDLQDVPWADAFATILKNHGYTYSWEGDVLRVITLEDLEQERKIKEKQAQAAEKAIQAEKVTRSARVTKVVKVKYADLAQIQKTMIQALGGETESRTQTLSEQDAYQSGETNELPELQAQRSEDPQTAQARVTSIAPKGTVIADPFSNSLIVRAGREDMDMLMNLYRYLDQPPRQVHIRAHIVEATKEAGRYLGIQWGGAYSTGIGTEDRLWALPGGTFGDAGSDPVQSGSSDSAQDGGGTGGGDGDGYTSLFDPGLSGQGLGVNLPAEMPGGRGSGIGFMVGEIGGNILEVQLSALEEERMAHILSSPSITTMDHQQAFLEQGQEVPYETTDDEGDTNVEFKDATLRLEITPHIIDQDQMRLEISIKKDEVDQTFDVKGNPLINRKETKTTLIVHNKETVVISGLTKETSGTSDYGVPWLKSIPGLGRLFKGDERTSQMNELLIFITPQLLRKRSEVQTVPMSGISPQELQELQSTGNPKARTWKTTSHEHLQAEKWDQALRTASIAVALDPGLAQPYITRSLALQEQGEYARAYKDARRAQHLEPDNPRALLALGRALQGLGHTRKALEHFARSCGLGNDKGCRAHKELFERIQGKD from the coding sequence ATGCGAACCTCTCTTTTCGTGCTGTGCAGCCTCGGCGCTGCCCTCATCCTGGCCGGATGCTCCCAGTCCCCAAAACAGCCTGACCAGGCCTTTTTCGAGAAATGGCAGAAAGTCGCCGAAGAAAGCCAGGGCTATTCCCCGGAACAGGATGTACAGGTCCAGGATCTGGACCAAGAGGTCTTCGAAAGCATGACCGTCCAGGGAGACCCGGAGGCAGAGGGCTCATCCCGCTCCCTTCCCACCCAGCCCGTCACCCTCAAGTTGCAGAACCCCACCCCCATCCGGGCCGTCCTCCGCCTGCTATCCAAGGGGGTGGACCAGAACCTGGTGGTCAGCCCCCAGGTCCAGGGCAAGGTGCAGATCGACCTCCAGGACGTGCCCTGGGCCGATGCCTTTGCCACCATCCTGAAAAACCACGGCTACACCTACTCCTGGGAAGGAGACGTCCTGCGGGTGATCACCCTGGAGGACCTGGAGCAGGAGCGCAAAATCAAGGAAAAGCAGGCCCAGGCCGCTGAGAAGGCCATCCAGGCCGAAAAGGTCACCCGTTCGGCCCGGGTGACCAAGGTGGTCAAGGTCAAGTATGCGGACCTGGCCCAGATCCAAAAGACCATGATCCAGGCCCTGGGAGGGGAAACAGAGTCCCGGACCCAGACTCTATCTGAACAGGATGCATATCAGTCCGGAGAGACAAACGAGCTCCCTGAGCTTCAAGCCCAAAGATCCGAGGACCCCCAGACCGCTCAAGCCCGGGTCACGTCCATAGCCCCCAAGGGCACGGTGATCGCCGATCCCTTTTCCAACTCCCTGATCGTCCGGGCCGGACGGGAGGACATGGACATGCTCATGAACCTCTACCGCTACCTGGACCAGCCTCCCCGGCAGGTGCACATCCGGGCCCATATCGTGGAAGCGACCAAGGAGGCCGGCCGCTACCTGGGCATCCAATGGGGCGGGGCCTACTCCACGGGCATTGGGACGGAGGATAGGCTCTGGGCCCTGCCCGGAGGGACATTTGGGGATGCCGGCTCCGATCCGGTCCAGAGCGGTTCTTCCGACTCGGCCCAGGACGGCGGGGGCACCGGGGGAGGAGACGGGGACGGCTACACCTCGCTTTTCGATCCCGGCCTCAGCGGCCAGGGTCTGGGGGTGAACCTTCCGGCCGAGATGCCCGGTGGCAGGGGCTCCGGCATCGGCTTCATGGTCGGGGAGATCGGGGGCAATATCCTGGAGGTCCAGCTCTCGGCCCTGGAAGAGGAACGGATGGCCCACATCCTGTCCAGCCCGTCCATCACCACCATGGACCACCAGCAGGCCTTTCTGGAGCAGGGCCAGGAAGTCCCTTACGAAACAACCGACGACGAGGGGGACACCAATGTGGAGTTCAAGGACGCCACCCTGCGTCTGGAAATAACCCCCCATATCATCGACCAGGACCAGATGCGCCTGGAGATCAGCATCAAAAAGGACGAGGTGGACCAGACCTTTGACGTCAAAGGCAATCCCCTGATCAACCGCAAGGAGACCAAGACTACCCTCATCGTGCACAACAAGGAGACCGTGGTCATTTCCGGCCTGACCAAGGAGACCAGCGGGACCAGCGACTACGGCGTACCCTGGTTGAAGAGCATTCCTGGTCTGGGACGGCTTTTCAAGGGCGACGAGCGCACCTCGCAGATGAACGAGCTGCTCATCTTCATCACCCCCCAGCTCCTGCGCAAGCGAAGCGAGGTCCAGACAGTGCCCATGTCCGGGATTTCACCCCAGGAGCTGCAGGAACTGCAGTCCACCGGGAACCCCAAGGCCAGGACCTGGAAGACCACCAGCCATGAGCACCTCCAGGCCGAAAAATGGGACCAGGCCCTGCGCACCGCGTCCATTGCCGTCGCCCTGGACCCCGGTCTGGCCCAGCCCTATATCACCCGCAGCCTGGCCTTGCAGGAACAGGGCGAGTATGCCAGGGCCTACAAGGATGCCCGCCGGGCCCAGCATCTGGAACCGGACAATCCCCGGGCCCTGCTGGCCTTGGGCCGGGCCCTGCAAGGGCTGGGGCATACCCGGAAGGCCCTGGAGCACTTCGCCCGCAGCTGCGGCCTGGGCAACGACAAGGGATGCCGGGCCCATAAGGAGCTGTTTGAGAGGATACAAGGCAAGGATTAA
- a CDS encoding Txe/YoeB family addiction module toxin, with the protein MMSRMLAWTDAAWADYVFWQGQDKKKLKRINKLIADTKRSPFEGMGKPEPLKESLSGFWSRRIDETNRLVYAVDDTYVTIISCRYHY; encoded by the coding sequence TTGATGAGTAGGATGCTTGCATGGACAGATGCTGCCTGGGCTGATTATGTCTTCTGGCAAGGCCAAGACAAAAAGAAACTTAAGCGAATAAATAAGCTGATAGCTGATACAAAACGTTCGCCATTTGAAGGCATGGGCAAGCCAGAGCCCCTTAAGGAAAGTCTCTCAGGATTCTGGTCCCGCCGAATAGATGAGACCAATCGTTTAGTTTACGCTGTGGATGATACATATGTGACTATAATCTCCTGCCGTTATCATTACTGA
- a CDS encoding diguanylate cyclase domain-containing protein: protein MNYVHTVGWSGVDDFPDAYAAHEVVSDGHGRARDYIFLEVNQAFEQMTGLRRSEIVGRKVSQVLPGIRLGSFDWIAVYGRLAQTGGCIHFEQYSEPLGRWYDVCAFSRGNGRFVTIFRDISRYKPSTSGMQEEGDPAIRVLDSMQEACFELDVHGRITLANTAGGNLVDADANQLRGKNFLDLCADPENVTPRLEHVLRTGASEYAVDVQLLCLDGSSVYAEFSITPVTDEQGGIRGSRWIGKDITQRKEYEAQLEYMSLRDRLTGLYNRAYFENEMERLGKSRDYPITILSVDLDGLKLVNDTMGHKQGDTLLMTCARILKSSFRSSDVLARIGGDEFAAILPRTEGRAGEGIARRIVEQVRAHNAKGDSPLPVSLSIGRSTVQGRSESLARAYKEADDLMYRDKLHKGGDARSEIINSLLKVMEEKQYIDRSDVEYLQNLCLATGREAGLNRKQLSSLALLAQVHDLGKVGVADSILRKEEPLTEEEWEVLRTHPEKGYRIARSSTDLAEIAELILKHHERWNGQGYPLGIAGREIPVECRVLAIANAYMAMINERPHQRAMSRAEALQELWRCAGTQFDPALVQAFARIISREAENEELGEAQ from the coding sequence ATGAATTATGTACATACCGTCGGCTGGAGCGGGGTGGATGATTTTCCGGATGCCTATGCCGCCCATGAAGTTGTCTCAGACGGGCATGGGCGGGCAAGGGACTATATATTTCTGGAGGTCAATCAGGCCTTTGAACAGATGACCGGGCTTCGGCGATCCGAAATTGTGGGCCGGAAAGTGAGTCAGGTTCTGCCCGGGATCAGACTAGGGTCCTTTGACTGGATTGCAGTCTATGGCCGGCTGGCCCAGACCGGGGGGTGCATTCATTTTGAGCAGTATAGCGAGCCCCTGGGGCGGTGGTACGATGTCTGCGCTTTCAGCCGGGGAAACGGAAGGTTTGTGACCATATTCCGGGACATCAGCCGGTACAAGCCCTCGACAAGCGGGATGCAGGAGGAAGGCGACCCCGCGATCCGGGTTCTGGATTCCATGCAGGAAGCCTGTTTTGAGCTGGATGTGCATGGCCGGATCACTCTGGCCAACACGGCCGGGGGGAATTTGGTGGATGCGGATGCGAACCAGCTCCGGGGGAAAAACTTTCTGGATCTGTGCGCCGACCCGGAGAATGTTACGCCTCGGCTGGAACATGTTCTGCGGACAGGTGCCAGTGAATATGCCGTGGACGTACAGCTTTTGTGTCTTGACGGATCATCGGTCTATGCCGAGTTCTCGATCACCCCGGTGACTGATGAGCAGGGGGGTATTCGCGGTTCGCGCTGGATCGGCAAGGACATCACCCAGCGCAAGGAGTATGAGGCCCAGCTGGAGTATATGAGCCTTCGCGACCGGTTGACCGGACTGTACAACCGGGCCTATTTTGAAAACGAGATGGAACGGCTGGGAAAAAGCCGGGACTATCCGATCACCATCCTGTCCGTTGATCTGGACGGTTTGAAGCTGGTCAACGATACCATGGGTCACAAGCAGGGGGACACCTTGCTCATGACCTGTGCCCGGATTCTGAAGAGCTCCTTTCGAAGCAGCGACGTCCTGGCCCGGATTGGAGGCGACGAGTTTGCGGCTATCCTGCCCCGCACCGAAGGCAGAGCAGGGGAAGGGATTGCTCGGCGGATCGTGGAGCAGGTCCGGGCACACAATGCAAAGGGGGATTCACCTCTGCCGGTCAGCCTGTCCATAGGCCGCTCCACGGTTCAAGGGCGTTCCGAGAGCCTGGCCCGGGCCTACAAAGAGGCTGATGATCTGATGTACAGGGACAAGCTGCACAAGGGAGGAGATGCCCGATCTGAGATCATCAACTCTCTGCTCAAGGTGATGGAGGAAAAGCAGTATATTGACCGGTCCGATGTGGAGTATCTGCAGAACCTGTGTCTGGCCACGGGACGGGAGGCGGGGCTGAACAGGAAGCAGCTCTCAAGTTTGGCCCTGCTGGCCCAGGTGCATGACTTGGGGAAGGTCGGGGTGGCGGATAGCATTCTGCGCAAGGAAGAGCCGCTCACAGAGGAAGAGTGGGAGGTCCTGCGTACCCACCCGGAAAAGGGCTACCGCATCGCCAGATCATCCACGGATTTGGCTGAAATCGCTGAACTGATTCTGAAGCATCACGAGCGCTGGAACGGACAGGGCTATCCCCTGGGGATAGCCGGAAGGGAGATTCCGGTTGAATGTCGTGTGCTGGCTATTGCAAACGCCTATATGGCCATGATCAATGAGCGACCCCATCAGCGGGCCATGTCCCGGGCCGAAGCCCTCCAGGAATTGTGGCGCTGTGCCGGGACGCAGTTCGATCCTGCCCTGGTCCAGGCCTTTGCCCGGATCATCAGCCGGGAGGCTGAGAATGAGGAGCTGGGGGAAGCGCAGTGA
- a CDS encoding ExeA family protein: protein MSYYTFLGLSQEPFSNSPDPDLLYRSPDTARCLQELEIAVRLHRGLNVVFGRVGTGKTTICRELLRQLYDDPKIRTFLILDPGYGSQLEFVRALGRTLGVPDPQSSHLQAYKDGIQDWLLTRVNEHGETVALLIDEGQKIRDDCLEILRELLNFETNTAKLLQIVLFAQTELRPRIEAVPNLMDRINFRYEIGPLSPGETRAMIEYRLARSRREDSRPIRLTSPASWTIYRTTRGYPRKIIHICHHTLILMASRQSQTMRRKWVLQHLKEQGAGGRPWAGRGALAALCLAAAVLLGAVSGSVWNPFTAPPAREKTPASSVAVPKNPHPAGQEDQAASGSRSAVDRDKVVTSRTLEHTDRNTQPIAHGQQPEQQPEKHQNAAAQAWPENLGTISLPFRDSVWNISSTVYDTRNSKTQTGIILPAIRQANPGLPNLDTLSPKTPIRFPVLPGLASLVPGQCRISLLHSDDLSTAYAAFNDLQASLPPEVPGPRFLALWDHRKGLRFHVVTGSSFESPDQAAKAKKNLPGRLQDEAQILDWTENSVRPVCFGSGEL, encoded by the coding sequence ATGTCCTACTACACCTTTCTCGGCCTGAGCCAGGAGCCGTTTTCCAACTCGCCGGACCCGGATCTCCTGTACCGCTCTCCGGATACCGCCCGCTGCCTGCAGGAGCTGGAGATCGCGGTCCGCCTGCACCGGGGGCTGAATGTGGTCTTCGGCCGGGTAGGAACCGGAAAAACCACCATCTGCCGGGAGCTGCTCCGCCAGCTCTACGACGACCCCAAGATCAGAACCTTCCTCATCCTGGACCCCGGTTACGGCTCCCAGCTGGAGTTCGTCCGGGCCCTGGGTCGGACCCTGGGGGTGCCCGATCCTCAGAGCAGCCACCTGCAGGCATACAAGGACGGCATCCAGGACTGGCTTTTGACCAGGGTCAACGAGCACGGGGAGACTGTGGCCCTGCTCATCGACGAAGGCCAGAAGATCCGGGACGACTGCCTGGAGATCCTCCGCGAGCTGTTGAATTTCGAGACCAATACCGCCAAGCTGCTCCAGATCGTCCTCTTTGCCCAGACTGAGCTGAGGCCCCGGATAGAGGCAGTGCCCAATCTCATGGACCGAATCAACTTCCGCTATGAGATCGGTCCGCTGAGCCCCGGGGAAACCAGAGCCATGATCGAGTACCGCCTGGCCAGAAGCAGGCGAGAAGACAGCCGGCCCATCCGACTCACCAGTCCGGCAAGCTGGACCATCTACCGGACCACCCGCGGGTATCCGCGCAAGATCATACATATCTGCCACCATACCCTGATCCTCATGGCCTCCCGCCAATCCCAGACCATGCGCCGCAAATGGGTCCTTCAGCATCTCAAGGAACAGGGAGCCGGGGGCAGGCCCTGGGCCGGACGCGGAGCCCTGGCCGCCCTGTGCCTTGCCGCAGCTGTCCTTCTGGGGGCCGTGTCCGGGTCTGTCTGGAATCCCTTCACCGCCCCGCCCGCCCGGGAAAAAACCCCGGCCTCATCCGTTGCAGTGCCCAAAAACCCGCACCCTGCGGGACAGGAAGACCAGGCCGCATCCGGTTCCCGTTCCGCTGTTGACCGGGACAAAGTGGTCACATCCCGCACCCTGGAGCACACCGACCGGAACACGCAGCCCATTGCCCATGGGCAGCAGCCTGAACAGCAGCCGGAAAAGCATCAGAACGCAGCCGCCCAAGCCTGGCCGGAGAACCTGGGGACCATATCCCTTCCTTTCCGGGACTCGGTTTGGAACATCTCCAGTACCGTGTACGACACCCGAAACAGCAAAACTCAGACCGGGATCATTCTGCCGGCCATTCGCCAGGCCAATCCCGGGCTCCCGAACCTGGATACCCTCAGCCCCAAAACCCCGATCCGCTTCCCTGTGCTGCCCGGGCTGGCCTCTCTGGTCCCCGGGCAATGCCGGATAAGCCTCCTGCACAGTGACGACTTGAGCACGGCCTACGCCGCATTCAATGACCTGCAGGCCTCCCTGCCCCCAGAGGTCCCCGGTCCCAGGTTCCTGGCTCTCTGGGACCACAGAAAGGGGCTTAGATTTCATGTTGTGACCGGCTCCAGCTTTGAGAGTCCGGACCAGGCGGCCAAGGCAAAGAAGAACCTTCCCGGCCGCCTCCAGGATGAGGCCCAGATCCTGGATTGGACTGAAAACTCTGTCCGGCCTGTGTGTTTCGGCTCAGGAGAATTGTGA
- a CDS encoding sigma-54 interaction domain-containing protein, which translates to MKNYFLRLNILIPFIFAGLGLLAYILGGQICLAYAPTDPWAHRFFALLVALVCGLVGLLITRFIRTPVQDFVRRAQHLTTQAGAGSGQSPPDLQDAESEKSPPRSEIDLYSRVFEQVTDLLTQVEAKHMFPEIIGSSPALRAVLAQAAKAAPTQATVLLLGESGTGKELLASGIHAQSERSNGPFIAMNCMAIPQDLLESELFGHAKGAFTGAHQARKGKFEEADQGTLFLDEIGDMSLDLQGKILRVLQEQAFQRVGGNTTIRTDVRIIAATNKDLEAMVQAGTFREDLYYRLNVFALTLPPLRNRKEDIPVLAEHFATREDSRAGISTQAMHLLMAWNWPGNIRELQNTVQRALILAEDGDIQVQHLPRELNLGLNQTQQEQVDHSTDLDQRLAELEKSFIIQALEQAGGVQAKAAELLGIKQRSLWHRVKKYGINVQQYKSN; encoded by the coding sequence ATGAAGAACTACTTTCTTCGCCTGAACATCCTTATCCCGTTCATCTTTGCCGGCCTGGGGCTTTTGGCCTATATCCTGGGCGGCCAGATCTGCCTGGCCTATGCCCCAACCGACCCCTGGGCCCACCGGTTCTTCGCCCTGCTGGTAGCCCTGGTCTGCGGCCTGGTCGGCCTGCTCATCACCCGCTTCATCCGCACTCCGGTCCAGGACTTCGTCCGCCGGGCCCAGCACCTGACCACCCAGGCCGGGGCCGGCTCCGGGCAGTCACCCCCGGACCTCCAGGACGCTGAGAGCGAAAAGTCGCCGCCCAGATCAGAGATCGATCTCTACTCCCGGGTCTTTGAGCAGGTCACCGACCTCCTGACCCAGGTCGAGGCCAAGCACATGTTTCCAGAGATCATCGGCTCCAGCCCGGCCCTGCGCGCTGTCCTGGCCCAGGCGGCCAAGGCCGCCCCCACCCAGGCCACGGTCCTCCTGCTCGGAGAGTCCGGGACCGGGAAGGAGCTTTTGGCCTCAGGCATCCACGCCCAAAGCGAGCGATCCAACGGCCCGTTCATCGCCATGAACTGCATGGCCATTCCCCAGGACCTGTTGGAAAGCGAGCTCTTCGGGCATGCCAAGGGGGCCTTTACCGGGGCCCATCAGGCCCGAAAAGGCAAGTTTGAGGAAGCGGATCAGGGCACCCTGTTCCTGGACGAGATCGGGGACATGTCCCTGGATCTGCAGGGCAAGATCCTGCGTGTTCTGCAGGAGCAGGCTTTTCAGCGGGTGGGCGGCAACACAACGATCAGAACCGATGTGCGGATCATCGCGGCCACGAACAAGGACCTGGAAGCTATGGTCCAGGCCGGCACCTTCCGGGAGGACCTCTACTACCGCCTGAATGTCTTTGCCCTGACCCTCCCTCCATTACGGAACCGGAAAGAGGACATTCCCGTTCTGGCGGAGCATTTTGCCACCCGGGAAGATTCGCGGGCCGGCATCTCCACTCAGGCCATGCACCTGCTCATGGCCTGGAACTGGCCGGGGAACATCCGGGAGCTGCAGAACACTGTCCAGCGGGCTTTGATCCTGGCTGAAGACGGAGACATTCAGGTCCAGCACCTGCCGCGGGAGCTGAACCTGGGGCTGAACCAGACCCAGCAGGAGCAGGTCGACCATTCGACAGATCTGGATCAGCGCCTGGCCGAGCTGGAAAAGAGCTTTATCATTCAGGCCCTGGAACAGGCCGGCGGGGTCCAGGCCAAGGCTGCCGAGCTTCTGGGCATCAAGCAGAGGAGCCTGTGGCACCGGGTGAAGAAGTACGGGATCAATGTCCAGCAGTACAAGTCGAATTGA
- a CDS encoding type II toxin-antitoxin system Phd/YefM family antitoxin yields the protein MRVISFSEARNALKSVLDNVVNDAECTIITRRNAEDAVVMSLESYNSLMETVHLLKSPANAAHLAESIDQYKSGKTTVRDIIDE from the coding sequence ATGCGGGTTATTTCTTTTTCTGAAGCGCGAAATGCTTTGAAATCTGTATTGGATAATGTGGTCAATGATGCTGAATGTACCATCATTACCCGACGCAATGCTGAAGATGCTGTGGTCATGTCCTTGGAGTCATACAATAGTTTAATGGAAACAGTTCACTTGCTGAAGTCACCAGCCAATGCCGCTCATTTGGCGGAATCTATTGATCAGTACAAGTCCGGCAAGACAACGGTCCGGGATATTATTGATGAGTAG